GCGAGGCCGCCACGCGGGTGCGGATGTAGGCCAGCACATCGGCGATGTTTTCCATCGTCGGAATCTCATGCTCAAACTCCGTCATCGCGGCGGAGGGATGCACATGGGAATCCATGAGCCCCGGCAGCAGTGTCTTCCCCTGCATGTCCAGCAGCTCCGTTCCTTCCCCCTTCAGCGCCAGCACCTCGTCATTGTCCCCGACTGCCACGATGCGTCCCGCCTCCACCGCCACCGCTTCCGCAAAGCTAAACCGTTCATCAACCGTGATGACACGCCCATGATGCAGGATGAGATCCGGGGCGGCTGCCAGCGGCAGGGTCAGGGCAAAAAACAGGGCAGGAATGCGCATGGGCTACCAACGCATCATCGCGCATTCTTCGTGCGGACAACTCAACACTTGCCCTTCCACAGTGCTGCACGTTAGGCTTCCGCTTTTTATGAAATACATTTTCCTACTTCTCCTCCTCAGCCTCACGGCTACCCTCGCCGCTGATCCCGCGCCTGAATTCAAAGGCGGCATCGAGCGGCTGGACCCGGCCTTTGACAAACTGATCGCCCCAGACTCCAAGGTCGAAGTTCTCGCCACCGGGTTCAACTGGTCCGAAGGCCCCGTCTGGAAGGACGGGCAGATCCTCTTTTCTGATGTGCCTGAGAACACCGTCTTTGCCTGGAAGGAAGGCGATACCAGCGCGGCGACGTTTTTAAAACCCAGCGGCAGCCTCAGCGGCAATGGCCAGGGGTCCAACGGCCTGGCGGTGGATGCCGCCGGCAGCCTCATCCTCTGCCAGCACGGAGAGCGCCGCATCGCGCGGCTGGAAAAAGACGGCAGCTTCACCTCCCTCGCGGACAAGTATGAGGGCAAACGCTTCAACAGCCCCAATGACCTCGTCATCGCCAAAAGCGGCGCGATCTTCTTCACCGATCCCCCTTACGGCATGAAGAAAGGCACCGAGCCGGATGCCCCTTACCATGGCGTCTATCGCCTGGACAAAGACGGCCATGTCAGCCTGATCATCGAGGACATCCTCTGGCCGAACGGCATCGCCCTCAGCCCGGATGAAAAGACGCTGTACATCGCCGTCTCCGACAAGGACAACGCCCGGCTCATGGCCTATGACCTCCAGGCCGATGGCAGCGTGAAAAACGGCCGCCTGTTCTTCCATGCGCAGCCGCTCAAGTCCGAGGCCCGCAAAGGCGGCTGCGATGGCATGAAGGTGGACGTGAAGGGAAACATCTGGACCACCGGCCCCGGCGGCGTGCTGGTCATCAGCCCGGAGGGCAAGCACCTCGGCTCCATCCTGACCGGTGTGCCCACCGGCAACTGCGCCTGGGGCGGGCCGGAAAAGGACACGATGTATGTCACAGCGGACATGTTTCTCCTGCGGGTGAAGACGCTGGTGAAAGGGTATTGATCCCCAAGGAGTGAGGCCATCCCGCCCTCATGCTGAGGCCAGGATGGCCTCACACCTTGTTATATTGTGACCTCTTTCCGTTCTAAAGGACCGCGATCACCGGCTTCTGCAAGCACGCGAGCGCAGAAACCGTAGGTTTGGGCTGCCTGTGAAGTTCACTTTTTCCATCCTCTGCCTGTTCATTGCCCCGGTCGCCTCCGCTGCTGTGGAGCTGTCTTTTGAGAAGGACATCCGTCCCATCCTCAAGGCGCACTGCTTCCACTGCCATGGTGAGGATGGCCACATGAAGGGCGACCTGGATGTGCGGCTGAAGCACTTCCTGGAAAAGGGCGGTGAATCCGGCCCTTCCATCGTTCCAGGAAAACCGCACGAAAGCCTGCTGCTGGAGGTCGTCAAAAACGGCGAGATGCCCAAGGCAGACAAGAAACTCAGTGCCGGAGAAATCGCCAAGATCGAGCAATGGATTGCCCAAGGTGCGAAGACGGTGCGGCCGGAGCCGGAGCAGATCACGGGGCCTTACATCACGGAGGAGGAGCGTGCCTGGTGGGCCTATCAGCCCATCCGCCGCAGTGCCGTGCCAGCATTGAAGAGCACAGGCAATGCCGTGGATGCCTTCATTCAGGCCCGGCTGACGGAGTTAAAATTGCAGCCATCCTCTCAGGCCGACCGCGCCACGTTGATCCGCCGCGCCGCCTTTGACCTCACCGGTCTGCCGCCCACAGCGGCGCAGGTGCAGGCTTTTATCAAGGACACGCGGCCGGATGCTTATGAGCGCCTCATTGATGACCTTTTGCAGTCGCCCCAATACGGTGAGCGTTGGGGCCGCCACTGGCTGGACGTGGTCGGTTATGCTGACAGTGAAGGTTACAACGACATCGACACGCCGCGCGACACCGCTTGGCGATATCGCGATTACGTCATCCGCGCTTTCAATGCGGACAAGCCTTTCGATGCTTTCATCCAGGAGCAGCTCGCCGGCGATGAGATGATCCCCATGCCGCCTCAGAATCTCACCCCTGAGCAGCAGGACAAACTCATCGCCACCGGCTTTCTGCGCATGGCTCCGGACGGCACCGGCAGCCGCAATGACGATGCCGCCCTGGCCAAAAACAGCGTGCTCACCGAGACGGTCAAAATCGTTTCCAGCTCTTTGTTAGGCATGACCGTTGGCTGTGCCGAGTGCCACGACCACCGGTATGACCCCATCCCGCAGGTGGATTTTTACAAACTGCGCGCCCTCTTTGAACCGGGCATGGACTGGCAGAAATGGCGCGACCCCAAGCAGCGGGAAATCTCCCTGCTGACCGAGCATCAAAAAGCATTCTCCAAAGAACTGGAAGCGAAGGCCAAGGAAGTTGAGGCAGAAGTGCAGCCAAGACTGGTGGAGCTGCAGGCCTGGGTCTTTGAACAAGAGCTGAAAAAGATCCCGGAGGACAAACGCGAGTTTGCTAAAACTGCAGGTCTGGCCTGGCAAAAGGACCAAAAATCGCTCAGCGAAGATCAAAAAAAATATTTGGGTGACCATCCCTTCCTGAAGGTGGCGGCCAACGCCGGTCCCCTGAACCTTTTCCTAGCCAATTACGACCGCGAGAAAGAGCTGGCGGATTTTCTGGCGGACAACACCGCCCGCGCCAAAGCCATCCGCGACCAAAAACCTGTTGAGGAAACTGTTCGTGCTTTTGTTGAACCGGTGGCCTTTGGCAACAAGTCCGCATTGCCAGTGACCAAACTCTTCCTTCGTGGCAATTACAACAGCCCCGGCCCGGAAGTGAATCCCGGTGACCTCACCATCCTGCGTCCTGAGCAGCCCATCGAATTCCCCGCCAAGGACCGCAGCCTGCCCACCACGGGCCGCCGTCTCGCCTATGCACGTCATCTCACTGACGGTAAACATCCCCTGCTGGCGCGAGTGCTGGTGAACCGCTTCTGGCTGCATCACTTTGGCCGCGGCCTGGTGAATACGCCCGGCGATTTTGGCACCCAGGGAGAGCTGCCCACGCACCCGGAACTGCT
This window of the Prosthecobacter sp. SYSU 5D2 genome carries:
- a CDS encoding SMP-30/gluconolactonase/LRE family protein, giving the protein MKYIFLLLLLSLTATLAADPAPEFKGGIERLDPAFDKLIAPDSKVEVLATGFNWSEGPVWKDGQILFSDVPENTVFAWKEGDTSAATFLKPSGSLSGNGQGSNGLAVDAAGSLILCQHGERRIARLEKDGSFTSLADKYEGKRFNSPNDLVIAKSGAIFFTDPPYGMKKGTEPDAPYHGVYRLDKDGHVSLIIEDILWPNGIALSPDEKTLYIAVSDKDNARLMAYDLQADGSVKNGRLFFHAQPLKSEARKGGCDGMKVDVKGNIWTTGPGGVLVISPEGKHLGSILTGVPTGNCAWGGPEKDTMYVTADMFLLRVKTLVKGY
- a CDS encoding PSD1 and planctomycete cytochrome C domain-containing protein; this encodes MKFTFSILCLFIAPVASAAVELSFEKDIRPILKAHCFHCHGEDGHMKGDLDVRLKHFLEKGGESGPSIVPGKPHESLLLEVVKNGEMPKADKKLSAGEIAKIEQWIAQGAKTVRPEPEQITGPYITEEERAWWAYQPIRRSAVPALKSTGNAVDAFIQARLTELKLQPSSQADRATLIRRAAFDLTGLPPTAAQVQAFIKDTRPDAYERLIDDLLQSPQYGERWGRHWLDVVGYADSEGYNDIDTPRDTAWRYRDYVIRAFNADKPFDAFIQEQLAGDEMIPMPPQNLTPEQQDKLIATGFLRMAPDGTGSRNDDAALAKNSVLTETVKIVSSSLLGMTVGCAECHDHRYDPIPQVDFYKLRALFEPGMDWQKWRDPKQREISLLTEHQKAFSKELEAKAKEVEAEVQPRLVELQAWVFEQELKKIPEDKREFAKTAGLAWQKDQKSLSEDQKKYLGDHPFLKVAANAGPLNLFLANYDREKELADFLADNTARAKAIRDQKPVEETVRAFVEPVAFGNKSALPVTKLFLRGNYNSPGPEVNPGDLTILRPEQPIEFPAKDRSLPTTGRRLAYARHLTDGKHPLLARVLVNRFWLHHFGRGLVNTPGDFGTQGELPTHPELLDWLAAEFMDNGWSLKHLHRVMMTSATYRQSSAKRPEAERVDVANARYWRMNVRRLEAETLRDAILATTDRLNAASFGAPVPIFEDANAQVVVGMDKPTPGGLEFRRSVYVTQRRSTPVYQLAAFDAPQMEPNCELRNVSTVAPQSLLMMNSAFLVEQSQFFAKRILQQGAADARAQVTSAWRLAYGTEPASADLKDLENYLTEQSALLSSQPLKKGDVDPVEKALASLCQVLLGSNRFMYVD